In one Salvelinus fontinalis isolate EN_2023a chromosome 16, ASM2944872v1, whole genome shotgun sequence genomic region, the following are encoded:
- the LOC129813407 gene encoding uncharacterized protein LOC129813407 — translation MTQLSTTSPFHYVPLPLRPPSTTSPFHYVPPPLRPPSTTSPSTTSPFHYVPLPLRPLPLRPPPLRPPPLRPPSTTSPFHYVPLHYVPLHYVPLHYVSLHYVPFHYVPFHYVPFHYVPFHYFHFHYVPLPLRLPSTTSPFHYVPLPLRPPSTTSPSTTSPFHYVPLPLRPPSTTSPLHYVPPPLRPLPLRPLPLRPPPLRPLPLRPPPLRPPSTTSPSTTSPSTTSPSTTSPSTTSPSTTSPSTTSPSTTSPSNTSPSTTSPSTSTLQYVSLHYVPLHFNPPLRPPPLRPPPLRPPPLRPPPLRPPPLRPLPLRPLPLRPPPLQPSGSTLHYISPLNHSGHQRAAQPSRSQISRGGE, via the coding sequence ATGACTCAACTCTCCACTACGTCCCCCTTCCACTACGTCCCCCTTCCACTACGTCCCCCTTCCACTACGTCCCCCTTCCACTACGTCCCCCCTCCACTACGTCCCCCTTCCACTACGTCCCCTTCCACTACGTCCCCCTTCCACTACGTCCCCCTTCCACTACGTCCCCTTCCACTACGTCCCCCTCCACTACGTCCCCCTCCACTACGTCCCCCCTCCACTACGTCCCCCTTCCACTACGTCCCCCTCCACTACGTCCCCCTCCACTACGTCCCCCTCCACTACGTCTCCCTCCACTACGTCCCCTTCCACTACGTCCCCTTCCACTACGTCCCCTTCCACTACGTCCCCTTCCACTACTTCCACTTCCACTACGTCCCCCTTCCACTACGTCTCCCTTCCACTACGTCCCCCTTCCACTACGTCCCCCTTCCACTACGTCCCCCTTCCACTACGTCCCCCTCCACTACGTCCCCCTTCCACTACGTCCCCCTTCCACTACGTCCCCCTTCCACTACGTCCCCCCTCCACTACGTCCCCCCTCCACTACGTCCCCTTCCACTACGTCCCCTTCCACTACGTCCCCCTCCACTACGTCCCCTTCCACTACGTCCCCCTCCACTACGTCCCCCTTCCACTACGTCCCCCTCCACTACGTCCCCCTCCACCACGTCCCCTTCCACTACGTCCCCCTCCACTACGTCCCCCTCCACTACGTCCCCCTCCACTACGTCCCCCTCCACTACGTCCCCATCCAATACGTCCCCCTCCACTACGTCCCCCTCCACTTCAACCCTCCAATACGTCTCCCTCCACTACGTCCCCCTCCACTTCAACCCTCCACTACGTCCCCCTCCACTACGTCCCCCTCCACTACGTCCCCCTCCACTACGTCCCCCTCCACTACGTCCCCCTCCACTACGTCCCCTTCCACTACGTCCCCTTCCACTACGTCCCCCTCCACTACAACCCTCCGGTTCAACCCTCCACTACATCTCTCCTCTCAACCATTCTGGCCACCAGAGGGCAGCACAACCAAGCAGAAGTCAGATATCAAGAGGAGGAGAGTaa